The following proteins are co-located in the Thermotoga sp. genome:
- a CDS encoding EAL domain-containing protein — protein MRKKGMKMTVDNVEKDFSSLNILTKLRPDIIKIDINLIRDIHKQRYS, from the coding sequence TTGAGAAAGAAAGGGATGAAGATGACCGTAGACAATGTGGAAAAAGATTTTTCCTCGTTGAACATATTAACGAAGTTGAGGCCGGACATCATAAAAATCGACATAAATCTCATCAGAGATATTCATAAACAGAGATATTCATAA
- a CDS encoding Glu/Leu/Phe/Val dehydrogenase, whose translation MSEKSLYEMAVEQFNRAAKLMGLEPDLAEVLRRPKRVLIVEFPVRMDDGHIEVFTGYRVQHNIARGPAKGGIRYHPDTNLDEVKALAFWMTWKTAVMNLPFGGGKGGVRVDPKKLSRNELERLSRRYFSEIQIIIGPHNDIPAPDVNTNADVMAWYMDTYSMNVGYTALGVVTGKPVDLGGSKGREEATGRGVKVCTGLAMDAMGIDPKKATVAVQGFGNVGRFAALLIAQELGSKVVAVSDSKGGVYNPEGLDVEELIEYKLEEGTVATYPKGERISNEELLELDVDVLVPAALESAIHEGNAEKIKAKIVVEGANGPTTVEADEILEEKGVLVVPDILANAGGVTASYFEWVQDLQEFFWDLDQIRNALEKMMKEAFSDVMRTKNKYNTDMRTAAYILAIDRVAYATKKRGIYP comes from the coding sequence ATGTCGGAAAAGAGTCTCTATGAAATGGCAGTTGAGCAGTTCAACCGTGCTGCAAAGCTCATGGGCCTGGAGCCGGACCTTGCAGAGGTTCTGAGAAGGCCAAAGCGTGTTTTGATCGTCGAGTTTCCGGTGCGAATGGACGATGGTCACATCGAAGTCTTCACCGGATACCGTGTGCAGCACAACATTGCAAGGGGTCCAGCGAAGGGCGGTATCAGATATCACCCCGACACCAACCTGGACGAAGTCAAAGCCTTAGCGTTCTGGATGACTTGGAAGACGGCCGTGATGAACCTGCCATTCGGTGGTGGAAAGGGTGGAGTCAGAGTAGACCCAAAGAAGCTCTCAAGAAACGAACTCGAGAGACTTTCGAGAAGGTACTTTTCTGAGATTCAGATAATCATAGGCCCACACAACGACATTCCCGCACCGGACGTGAACACGAACGCGGACGTAATGGCCTGGTACATGGACACCTACAGTATGAACGTCGGTTACACTGCCCTTGGAGTGGTCACGGGAAAACCTGTGGATCTGGGAGGTTCAAAGGGTCGTGAGGAGGCAACAGGGCGTGGGGTGAAGGTGTGCACCGGGCTGGCAATGGACGCCATGGGAATAGATCCAAAGAAAGCAACGGTTGCCGTTCAGGGTTTTGGAAATGTGGGACGATTTGCAGCCCTCTTGATCGCACAGGAACTTGGATCGAAAGTTGTTGCAGTGAGTGACAGTAAAGGTGGTGTGTACAACCCAGAAGGACTCGACGTGGAGGAGCTGATCGAATATAAACTCGAGGAGGGAACAGTTGCCACCTATCCCAAAGGTGAAAGGATCTCCAACGAAGAACTTCTGGAGCTGGATGTCGATGTTCTTGTTCCGGCGGCGTTGGAAAGCGCCATTCACGAAGGAAACGCAGAAAAGATAAAGGCGAAGATCGTGGTGGAAGGAGCCAACGGTCCCACAACCGTTGAAGCCGATGAAATACTGGAAGAAAAAGGAGTCCTTGTGGTCCCAGATATCCTCGCGAATGCTGGCGGTGTCACCGCTTCCTACTTCGAATGGGTTCAGGACCTTCAGGAGTTCTTCTGGGATCTTGATCAGATAAGAAACGCACTCGAAAAGATGATGAAGGAAGCTTTTAGTGACGTCATGAGAACAAAGAACAAGTACAACACCGATATGAGGACAGCAGCATACATACTCGCTATAGACAGGGTGGCCTACGCCACAAAGAAGAGAGGGATCTACCCGTGA
- a CDS encoding DUF505 family protein — MKRALSVASDDVGAPITPLVIRLLQAIKTRGDLQMREKRIRINPESWKAVEKELRVDPETFDDTVSLARISRFISENALTEAGVALFQAADELVKKEYPWIEV, encoded by the coding sequence ATGAAGAGAGCGTTGTCGGTAGCTTCTGACGATGTGGGAGCTCCTATTACACCCCTTGTGATAAGGCTTCTTCAGGCTATAAAAACGCGTGGTGATCTTCAGATGAGAGAAAAGAGGATCAGGATAAATCCGGAAAGCTGGAAAGCAGTGGAAAAAGAGCTCAGAGTTGATCCAGAGACCTTCGATGATACAGTGAGCCTCGCCAGGATATCCAGATTCATAAGTGAGAACGCCCTGACTGAAGCAGGGGTGGCACTCTTTCAGGCGGCGGATGAGCTTGTAAAGAAAGAGTACCCTTGGATTGAAGTCTGA